A DNA window from Acetilactobacillus jinshanensis contains the following coding sequences:
- a CDS encoding DMT family transporter: MNKKITKGILLAILASFLCGAADTLLQFVSQNEAVPAKWFLSIRPLFAGIILLLICLMLYGKKIFSVFKDFRSIVCIVCYGIFGMSFNFLASYLCIQDGGNAAMMSILQYLSPLFVLIGTIIFQRSRPLFGDVIVFILAMIGITLVLTKGDLSELSISKISLMWGIGAGLAQALYLTLPRPLIKQHYSPILIVGWGAFISGLAFNIDRPFWIDTPKITPTLVISMSGIILLGTILSFMIFLMASKFAPSEVVSLTDAVEPITAFVLGIIFFSMSVNVIEIIGAVMVIAAITFLQWFHVKAVK; this comes from the coding sequence ATGAATAAAAAGATTACTAAAGGAATTTTGTTAGCCATCTTGGCTTCCTTTTTATGTGGTGCCGCTGATACGTTACTTCAATTTGTTTCGCAGAATGAAGCGGTCCCGGCAAAGTGGTTCTTATCGATTCGACCCTTGTTTGCGGGGATCATTCTACTGTTAATCTGTTTAATGCTTTACGGCAAAAAGATATTTAGCGTCTTTAAAGATTTCAGGTCCATCGTGTGTATCGTCTGTTACGGAATTTTTGGGATGAGCTTCAATTTCTTAGCTTCATACCTTTGTATTCAAGATGGCGGTAATGCAGCGATGATGTCAATCTTGCAATACCTATCACCACTTTTTGTTTTAATTGGAACGATTATCTTTCAAAGATCTCGGCCGTTATTTGGTGATGTCATTGTTTTTATCCTTGCTATGATTGGAATTACATTAGTCCTTACGAAAGGTGATTTATCAGAATTATCCATCAGCAAGATATCCCTGATGTGGGGCATCGGAGCCGGATTAGCTCAGGCCTTATACTTAACGCTACCCAGACCGTTAATCAAACAGCACTATTCACCAATCCTGATCGTAGGCTGGGGAGCTTTCATCAGTGGCCTTGCTTTTAATATTGACCGACCATTTTGGATCGATACCCCTAAGATCACACCGACACTAGTTATTAGTATGAGTGGCATCATTTTATTAGGAACGATTTTATCATTTATGATCTTCTTGATGGCATCGAAATTTGCCCCATCAGAAGTCGTTAGTCTAACGGATGCCGTTGAACCAATTACTGCGTTTGTCCTAGGCATTATCTTCTTCAGTATGAGTGTTAACGTGATTGAGATTATCGGTGCCGTTATGGTAATTGCTGCGATCACATTCTTGCAGTGGTTCCATGTAAAAGCAGTTAAATGA
- a CDS encoding alpha/beta hydrolase, which translates to MDINKINQVRSSWEKTEDANNEGLDKHPKGIIRYDNLLYGTNTKYNLLDVYRPTKDMNKTIPLIINIHGGACIYSCKEHYQYYCMKFAQKGFAVVNFDYRLAPEYPYPSAWDDIMTVIRWCILHHQQYGFDLSRVFIIGDSSGATLAEQLLVLYSNPEFARKCNFKLSGINILGGIWHSGVYFPKDTTGLIDDLMSTYYLPDVMKLHEPLMNAYKYITNDLPPVFITSANQDWMLGQNQKMNQLLNKRHVKHEYKEYGDKDHQLPHDFQIFTFKQQVSQDCIQTAIKFLKNLLQ; encoded by the coding sequence GTGGACATCAATAAGATCAATCAAGTTAGATCCAGTTGGGAAAAGACGGAAGACGCCAATAACGAAGGCTTAGATAAGCATCCCAAAGGAATCATCCGTTATGACAACCTATTATATGGGACTAACACGAAATATAATTTGCTGGACGTTTACCGACCGACTAAGGACATGAATAAAACGATCCCGTTAATCATTAATATTCACGGTGGTGCCTGTATCTATTCGTGTAAAGAACACTACCAGTACTATTGTATGAAATTTGCTCAAAAAGGCTTTGCCGTAGTCAACTTTGATTATCGGCTAGCTCCTGAATATCCGTATCCGTCAGCGTGGGATGACATTATGACGGTGATCAGATGGTGCATCTTACACCATCAGCAATATGGCTTTGATTTAAGTCGCGTCTTCATTATTGGTGATAGTTCGGGTGCTACTTTAGCTGAACAGTTACTTGTTTTATACAGTAATCCAGAATTTGCTCGGAAGTGTAATTTTAAATTATCAGGAATTAATATCCTGGGCGGCATTTGGCATTCAGGTGTTTACTTTCCTAAGGATACCACCGGACTAATTGATGATTTAATGAGTACCTATTATTTACCTGACGTTATGAAGTTACATGAACCGCTAATGAATGCGTATAAATATATCACTAATGACTTACCACCCGTTTTCATTACGTCTGCTAACCAAGATTGGATGTTGGGTCAAAACCAAAAGATGAATCAGCTCTTAAATAAACGTCACGTTAAGCATGAATACAAAGAATACGGTGATAAAGATCATCAATTACCGCATGATTTTCAGATTTTCACCTTTAAGCAACAGGTTAGCCAGGATTGTATCCAGACGGCAATTAAGTTTTTGAAGAATCTGTTGCAATAA